GAAGGTCAGATACCATCAGAAATGACCCAGATGAACGAATGTTGTGTCTTTGGCAGAGCTGGCTTACACAATGAAGGTAACTGAGAAATGCGATGTTTATGGCTTTGGGGTGCTGGCACTGGAAGTGATAATGGGGAAGCAGCTGGGTGAAATCATCTCTTCCTTTTCGTCTCAATCCGATAACGAGGACATTTTGCTGAAGGATGTATTGGACCAACGCCTCCCCGCTCCAACACCTCATGTTCATGCTCAATTGGTAACCATTGCAAGGCTGGCAATTGCGTGCAAACATCCCCATCCACAATCCAGGCCAACAATGCACATGGTTTCTCAGGTCTTATCATCCCAACCTGCAAGTTCCTCAGGACAAGCAGAGATTACACTTGCGCAACTCATTGGTTAATTATCTGAATATTGTGTGGCCTATTAGTATGGCATAAATAAAATGCTCTTGTTTGAGCACAATCATGTACTAGTTAGTTTGATCATGTACGTCATTTCGTGTAAACTTGAATTTTCTAGTAAGAATTTGCAACCACTTAATAATAAGTTTGACATTATTTTCTTGGGCAGTTTCGAATTGGGGAGAGTTCATTTTCCATTTTTTTGAAAAATCTAGCACTTGTTTTTGGTAAGGGTTAATTTTCGACATTAACAAGGATGAAAGTATACAATTTATTTCAAGAAAATTAAAAAAGAAGAGTAATTTGCCTCTAGTTGAGTTGTAAGGGAGATGAACAGAGAGGACTTGGTCAACGTAATCAACATGAACACATTGCTGGAAATCAAACTAAACACGTCAATCCTCGCATCCAAATGAAATTTCTCCTAAATACCATTGGAGTCTTAAACTAAGCTGCTCCGAACGCAAATGATCTTTGAAAAGCAGAGCACTTCCCCTGTTTTCTGTCCAATTTGACCTTGCTTCAATCCAACAGACATATCACACTTACTTGGAGAGATTTTTACAATATGTTGAGTCCTTTGGAAACTAGATATCCTTCATCATTGAATTTTTTTGATTCCCACATTACTTGCTATACTAACTTCTGTTATGAACAACGTCGCACCGTGTACTTACGTCGTGCTAGCTCCCAAGCCCATGCCCAAGCCCAAATCCTAGTACAGAACCAGGCCCAAGGAATATACCAAACCCAAGCCTAGAGTGCAGACCACTGTGAATCTGTGATCATCGCGTCAACACCTCGCCGTCACACCACAGCCAGCGTACCTGCCGCTCCGAGAAAGTGCAAGCCATCGAAGTGATCGAACCACCGCCCCTCCCAATCATCCTTCTCCATACGGCTGATCCAAACCAATTACAAGAAGTGTGGATTCTGCTAGCAGAGTTTCACTAACACTGCATGTTCACCAGTAACTTTTGCTTCGCTTTTTATTTCATTTTCTTCAATATTTCAGTACAAAACTACAAATAGTGCCTCAATACGAAGATTATTTACCATTTATATATACACGCAGAATATATATGATGATGATGAATGATGGTTTTTCGGTGGCTTGAAATCTTCTGTCCCCAATTTCATGTCTAATTGCATTATATTATTCACTGAGTTGGTTTGTAATAGCACTGTACGTTGCTTTTGATTGTATGCAAAAGGATAACCTAAAAGTTTTATTCTGTTTTGTTTTCTGAAGTCTAAAGGAAGACAATGAGAATTTTTTTTTTTTATTATTAAAACGTTTTATTAATAACTCACACACCCTACATACGTCCGTGAGGTTTGAACCCGTGACCTCAAAGTTATCAGTTAAACACCTTAACCAACCAAACCACGGCTCACCGACAAGACATATAAAAAGTTGACATGGAAAGAAATACTCAAAATTAAGGTTTCATACGTACATATGAATCCTAAGTCATTGTTGTGCCCACACTCGTAGATCACACATTTAAGATCTTAAGTAATGAGTCGTTCAATAGTAATCTCTGGTAGTCTAGAGGAATTTGCACCTTGGGATGACAACACCTGGGAAACCATTTGCATTGTTGGCCTAGATTGTGGGTGGGAATGTTTGCATGCAATTACTAGCCTTGCAATTGTTATCAGTTCATTCTGAACATTAGGTGTAGGAGCGGGTAGGCGCTGGTCCAATACATCATTCAGCTGCATTTCTCCATTGCCGGTGGGGGTCGAAAAGGAGGAGAGGAACTCAGCCAGCTGCTTTCCCATGATCACTTCCAGTGCCAACACCCCAAAGCTATAAACATCACATTTCTCGGTTACCTTCATTGTGTAAGCTAACTCTGCCAAAAACAATGAAGAACACATAGTCATTAATATCTAGGCTATGTATAAGATTTGGGATATCTTTGTTTTAACTAGTTTATTACCTGGTGCTATGTATCCATATGTGCCTGCTGGAGCAGTCCAATTCGATGAGTCTGGATTTAGAAGCTTGGCGGTGCCAAAGTCTGAAACAACAGGCTCATATTCGTAATTCAGCAGTATGTTGTTGCTTGATACGTCTCGATGAACAATAGGTGGAGAGCAATCGTGATGCATATAAGACAGGGCATGTGCTACACCTTTCACAATCCTCACCCTTGTGCTCCACTCCAGTTTTTCAGCTTCGTATTCTTTGCTCAAGATTGCAGCCAAGCTACCTTTTTCTAGGTACTCATAGACCAAAAAAGAGTGATGTGAATGTGAACAGAAACCACGAAGTTTCACAATGTTTCGATGCCTTATCTCCATTAGTGCCCTTATCTCGGAAAGGAATGCCTTATGAGATGTCTCCTCACTACTAAGTATTGGGTGGAGTTTCTTCACTGCAACTATGGTTCCTGATAGTAGCTTTGCCTTGTAGACACTTCCGGATCCTCCTTTTCCGATGCAATGGCTGGCATCAAAACTATTGGTTGCCTTGAGGATCTCCTCGTACACTCTTTTGCCGTCGAAGTCGGATATTGAGAAAACTTCATTCTGCATATCACCATGTTCTGTTTCCTGTCTTTTTCTTCTTCCTTGTCTAATAAGGACAATTCCAAGGGAAGCAAGGAGCAATACTCCCAATATAAGGGAAATGATCAAAAGCATGAGCTTTCGTTCCTTTGTTGAAGAATGTTTATTTCCCACTGTAGGAATAAAGCAGGGTTGAAGTCCTCTGACATTGCCACACAATCCTTTGTTACCTTCCAAGAGGGCATGTTGAAATGCTTTGTTATTAGGGACAGGACCCTGCAACTGATTGTACGACATGTCAATGAAATCCAGGGCATTCATCTGATCAAAATTGGGGATGAGACCAGAAAGATTATTGTGTGAAAGATTCAGCTTCTCCAAGCTTTGGAGTTTGCTGAGCTGTGGTATCCTACCCTCAAGTGAATTGTGACTTAAATCTAGTTGGGAGAGGTGAACTAAGTTCCCCAACTGAAATGGAATTTCTTGACAGAACTTGTTGTTGCTTAGATTCAAGAAGGTCAACTGCAACAAGTCACCCAAAATGCTTGGAATCGACATATTGAACTTGTTGGTGGACAGATCAAGTGATAAGAGATCAGTGAATGCTTCGAACTCCAAAGGTACACCACCTGAGAGTTGATTGTCGTTCAACATCAGATTCAACAAAGAAGTCAATTTCCCAATCTCATTAGGAATCACCCCGACTAAACCATTTGAAGAAAGATCAAGTCTTTGAATTTGGGTTGCGTTGCCAATCTCAGGTGGTATACTACCAGTAAGCTTGTTTCCTGCAATTCGTAGGGTTTGTAGCTTTGAACATTGTCCCCAGCGAGGTGAGATTTCACCGTATAGCTTATTGTGGCTTAGGTCTATGAATTGAAGATTTGGATAGACACCAAATTGCTTAGATATATTACCTGTGAAATGGTTATCTTCAAGGCGGACTCTGACTAAGCACTTGCATTTTTTCAAGCTTCTAGGGAGTGGACCAGTAAAATTGTTGGTCTGTGCTGAAAGATTTTCTAGAAACCCACCGCGACAAATATTTTGGGGCAAATGACCAGAAAATTGGTTCGTATCCAACTGCAGTACAACCAACTTCAGTAAATTCCCCACCTCCTGAGGAATGGAGCCAGAAAGTTGGTTATCCCGGAGGATTAAGGAGTACAAGTTGCTCAATTGACCAAATGAAGTGGGAATTGGACCACTAAGTTGATTTGTGTCCAATTGTAGATCCTCAAGGTATATAAGTTTCCCTATCTCTCTAGGAATGATGCCAGAAAGTTTATTGTGATAGAGATAGAGAGTGGTCATGTTTGTTAGATCACCTAGAGATGGAGGAATTGAACCATTTAGATGATTCGTGCTCAATGACAGATATACCATAGATTTCAAGTTCCCCAACTCTTTTGGAATGGTTCCAGAAAGTTGATTTTCATAGAGATAGAGATACGCAAGGTTTGCTAGATCACCTAAAGATGTGGGGATTGAGCCGGAAAGATTGTTTGTTTGAAAGCACAATGCAACTAGCGACTTCAAATTTCCAATCTCTGGAGGGATAGAGCCAGAAAGATTATTGTTGTTCAAGTACAACAGACCTAGCTCTTCTAAGTTTCCAAGAGTTGGAGGGATGGGGCCAGAAAGATAGTTGGTATTGATTTGAAGATCGACCAAATTAGATAGGTGCCCTATCTCTGAAGGAATGAAACCAGAAAGTGCATTGGAGTGCAAGTACAACAGATTTAGCTCTTTCATCTGTCCAATATTTGGAGGGATGGGACCTGTTAAGTTGTTGGTATCCAATTGAAGTTCAAGCAAACTAGAAAGGTTTCCTATTTCTGGAGGAATGGAACCAGAAAGTTGATTTTCATTGAGAGCCAAAGAAATCAAGTTCCTCAAACTACCTAAAGATGCAGGAATAGAACCAGAGAGTTGATTTGCATAAAGAAGCAAATGAGTAAGGTTGCTCAAGTCACCTAGAGAAGGAGAAATTGGACCTTGTAGAGTATTGTTGTACAAAGAAAGCACAGAAAGAAACTTAAGCTGACCGATTTCTTGCGGAATTGAGCCATTCAACTGATTTCCATTCAGATCTAAGACCTCAAGATTTTGTAGAAGACCAATTGCTGGTGGGATGGAACTAGAAAGATGATTTGCAGAAAGTAACATATAAGTCAGGCTGCTTAAATTACCAAGAGAATCAGGAATTGGACCTTCTAGACTGTTGTTGTAAAGAGCAAGATCAGAAAGAAACTCGAGCTGACCTATTCCTTGGGGGATTGAGCCATTTAACTGATTCAAGAATAGGTGCAGGACATTAAGATTTTTCAGACGACCAATTTCTGGTGGGATTCTCCCAGACAATTGATTAGAAGACAGATCAAGATAGATGAGCTTTGGGAGGGAACCAATTTGTGGAGGGATGACGTCAAAGAGTGTATTGAAGCTAAGGTCAACATACTCAAGATTAGGTAATGAGAGGAATGGGAACTCATGCAGCGTACCTTGAATACCAGAATTGGTGAGGTTTATTCTGTTGACACTTCCTGCATTGTTGCATGAAACTCCAGTCCAATGATGGAAGGGGCATCCTTTTGGTTTTGGACCGGTGGAATTACTGGGAGTGTAAGTCCATGAGGTCAGGTTATTGTGGATTCGGATTGGAAAGCTGGCTTTCCATTTCAGAAGAGCCTCTGCTTCACTAGAAGTAGAACTAGCGAGAGCAGAAGCATTCTGTGGTGATGATACCAGCTGAACATACAAAATAACGACAGCTAGAAAGTAAGATTTACCATAACGAGCTGTTGCTTTTTTGATTCTCATGGTTTTTTGTATGTGTTCGCTGTATGAAATGTCTTACTACTTTCAGAGATTTATTTATAGTGCTATGAAATATTGGCTGCATTATGTAGCTAGTGTATGTTAAAGTTACATATCAGACTTGCAAAAGTAGTCTTTCAGAGACTTGGTGCATGTAGTTCGCCGTTTACTCGAGTCTTAAGTCTTCTTCTGTTATCGTTGAAGTTAAAATTGGAAACTTTGCATCTTGTCTTTGAATTGGCAATGAAAATGATGGAAGTGAGTCACTTTTGGTGTTTAACTGGCCGTGTCTGTTGGGTTAAGAATGGCCAAGATTCGATTCAAGTCCTTGCGTCGAAGTAGCAACGCAGCATAATCAAGTCCTTGTATGAAAAGGTGAAAACGAATTGGGACCTACTATTACTTGGTTTCTTATCAACACTTTAATGGCATGTTTACTAACCCGGAATGAAATTAAAAGTGGCGGAATTGATTCCGAGATGGCTGAATTCTAGTGTTTACTAACATGTCAAGGTATTTGAATGAGTGTGTATCTCACTTGCTTATCAAGAATCAATTCATTACGAACCCCTTAATCTAATACCCAATGGGAGAGATGAGTATCAAATCAAGCTTATGGAATCAACTTTTTCTCTCTAAAATATCATCACAGAATTATAATATTTCTAAATTACTCAACCCTAAAAATGTATCAGAACAATAAAATTGCAAACATTCTAGCTTCCTTTCTTGTAAGGGTATTTTAGTAATCAAACTAGTTTTAATTCTGATTTCATATGGTAAGTAAACAACATCAATTAGTTTCATTCCTGTTTTGATTTTTTATGATAGAATGAAATGAAATATTCTCATACCGATTCTTGTTAATACCGATTCATGATACTTTTCATTCCAAGTCAGTAAATGTGTCTTAAGTGGGAATTGAAATGAGCGTGTATGTTGGGTTTGTACTTGGTCAAAAATTGACATTAGAAACGAATATTGGAGGGGCTCATGGACGTGACTGAAAAAGCGAGTCAATCTTTCTTGTTCACTAGGTCAATTACTGACCAAGAGATTCATAGTCAATCACCATTAGATGTAAATCCAATAGTAGGGAAAATTATTTTTAAGTAGAGTTGCTTTGTTTTCAACTCTTAGATATAGATCTAATGGTGATTGACCATAAATCACTTGGTCAGTTGGTCAGTAACTGACCAAGTGAACATGACTACAATCGGTCTTTGTTTCATGTCTCCATTTGTCTTGTTAATTATATGGTGATATGTATTGTTCTTTTTTCTTGGTACTGATCATCAAAGATGCATATCTAACTTGCAAACTAATAAAAACTTGCTTTTGTGTTCATGTAGTTAACTATACGTGCATAAGATTAGTGCAATTAAGCCTACTATCACGAGTTCACGACTAACATCGCAGAAAATTAGTGCATCTCAAGTCTACGCACTCTGATGATTGAGTGATTCGAGTCTATGACAGTTCTAATTAAGCAACAAGGGGTGCGCATATCTCTATGACCAGATCTTCTTGCCCTCTGCACACGCAGGAGACTTGGAAGCTAGCTATCAGCACTACATAGCTAGAAGGGAAGGACCCAAGATCATGATTGGAACTAGACTCGAAACTAAGACGACTCCACCCATTGCAACTTGCAAGTCATTAGAACTTGGCTTCACACAAAAGTTAGACTTATTTGGAAAACATGAGCAAAAGTTGGACTTGTAAATGCGCATTTCCACTAAGGAAACAAGATATCAACTTCCCATTTAATCTTTCCACAAAGACTTCCCATTCACTCCTCATCTATTTGTCTGTGAAGATGAGCGTGCCATCTGATAGTTATATATCAGATGGGCATTATTACACAGATATAGCCATCTGATACTTATATCGATCAGTATATCACTTTGAACAATGGGTTTTGAGCAAAACCTTGTGATGATTGTCATATTCATCGTCTTGGGAATTCTTGCATCCCAAGCCACATCTCGTGCATCCTACAAAGCTGATTCCATTGCTGACAAACATGAGCAATGGATGGCTAAGCATGGGCGCGTTTACCCAGACAGCAAAGAGAAGGAAAGACGTTTCGAAATATTCAAGAAGACTGTGGAGTTTGTGGAGAAATTCAATAGTGAAGGGAATGCGACATACACGTTAAGCGTCAACAAATTTTCAGATATGACAAATGAAGAATTCCTCAGACATCATGCTGGATTCAAAATGCCTACGACCGTCTCAAGTTCAACAACTTCATCATCTGAAGATCAATTGTCCACTAAACAAAGCGGGCCAAATAATACGACTAGTGATGATATTCCAGCAAGCATCGACTGGAGGGAACATGGGGCTGTCACTCCTATAAAGGATCAAGGCGAATGTGGTAAGTTTCGAGAATCACCATATCTTTTTTCTTTTCTTTTTTCCCTTGTAAACAGGCTTCTTAAAATCCACACCAAGATCAACTACTTGGTCTGGTGATATCCATGACCACTTGCCAAACTCAGGTTTTTCACTGCCATCACCTAGAAGATTGACTTCTTCATCCTTCCCATTGAACTTAAAAAGAAACCACTTCTGTGCTTGGCCCTTCCAATCTGATCCCCACAGAGAATCAAAATATCTCAAACTTTCATTATTGTGTATATAGAGGAAAGCCCTAATTCTTTGAATGATACATGCATGTAGGTGCTTGCTGGGCAATATTTACTGCGGTTGCAGCTGTGGAAGGAATTACAAAAATCAAAACCGGCAAATTGATCTCACTGTCCGCGCAACAACTTGTGGACTGCGACGTGCAAAACAATGGCTGTGTGACGCTAGTGACATTGATGCTGCTTTTGAATACATCCAGCAAAATGGAGGGATCGCCAAAGAAAAAAATTACCCATACCGGGGCAAGGACAACGTAAAATGCAACGCTAAAAAGGAATCTCAGCATGCTGCCAAGATAACTGGCTATAGAACTATTCTTACTCAAAGATATGATCTTCTACTTAAGGCTGTGTCCATCCAACCAGTCTCAGTTGCCATTGACGTTCAAGGAGATGCCTTTCGGCATTTCCATAATGGGGTGTTCAAAGGTCCTTGCGGTGACGACGTGAACCATGCTGTAACCATTATTGGGTACGGGACGAATGAAGACGGCACCAAGTATTGGCTAGTTAAGAATTCATGGGGACTGAGCTGGGGCGACAATGGCTACATGAAAATTCTTAGAGCTAATCTTAGCACGACAGGCCCTTCTCTCTCAGAAGGTCATTGTGGACTTAACCTGTATGCTTCCTATCCCACTGCATGACTATAATCAAAGCCTTTAAACCAGCGCAGAAAGACCCCGGCCGGCTATTACCAGAAGAATACTTTGCGTTTCTTTCTACTGTAGAACAATCTCTCTAGTCTCTATATGCATGTGTATGCATGTTGTCTTCCAATTTCTATATATATCTATATATCTACGTGCCGGCTGCTAAATATCATGGATTAATTGAACAGATTGACAAAATCTGGAAGAAGACGAATGACGTAAAGAAAAGCAGAGAAATAAAATGACCACCCCTTTATGAACTGTTCTATTACATTTACTATCCTATATATACCCCTTTATATACAGGAATATCCCCTTCACGCCTTGGGTTATGCATACCTCATCTAGGTGGCATTAACTCTGTTAATTGACTCATTAATTAACTCCGTTAACTACCTCACTAACTCCGTTAATTTTTTTTTTTCCAGTTAATCCTCTCTCTCTCTCNNNNNNNNNNNNNNNNNNNNACTACTACTACTACTACTTACTTTACTTTTACTTTACTTACTACTCTCTCTCTCTCTCTCTCTCTCTCTCTCTCTCTCTCTCTCTCTCACTCACAAAAACACACTGGAAAACACAACAACCCTGCTCAGTAGCTACGAAGTCACTTACCACCGCTTAACACCTCTGAAGTCGACCTAGGTCATCGGAAGATAGAAGTAGAGGACGCCAGAAAGCCTCATCGGCATCCACCGCAGCAGCTCGCTGGAAAACTCAAAATCGACAGTAAAGGGGTTATTAAGATTTGTAAAAATTCGAGGGATTAAGGGCACTAGGGTTCAGAGAATGAAGGGAAAAGTTTGAATTTGCCAGTTCCAGGCCAAGTCGTCACTAGAGACGGTGAAAATAGATGAACACAATCAGAGCTTCTCACCGTCAATTTGTCTTTGAATCAGTATGTGGGATTCACGGGCTGGGTTATGTAGAGGGGAAAGAGAGAAGAAATTTGGTGGTGATTTTATGGAATGGTGGCCGAAGTCGGCTGGGCGGCGTCTAAGAAGACGGCCGGGGACGGAGAGCCTCAGCTCTCGTCGTACGCGAGAGAGGAGTGCTTGACCCGACTTGGGTCAGTTGACCTTGGTTGGGTTTTCAAAGAAGGAATCAATGGTCAAGATTAAAAGAGTACGAGATCAACGGTCATGATCTAAAAATGCTATTTTCTAATTTTTTGAAAAATAAATTATTTTACTGAAACTTCGATGTTGCCTTGTGTATATATGATTTATGGTGTATGACGATCGACCAATAGTCAGCTCTAGTGTATACGTGATATATGATAATCAAGCACTAGTCACCTCTAGTGTATATTGGGTTTATGATGATCAAGTACAAAAAGGTCTACTGCGGCCTGTTTACGAAGACTAATCTACCTATATTGTTTACATGGTGTATAATACGTTCGATTCTTGACTCATGATACGCGTAGAACAAACTCGATAGTGTCCAGAATTCATAGAAACTTGAAGAATTCTTGAGAGGTCTACCTGTTTACGAAGCCTAGTTTGCTTATTTCCGAGTAACGGTCTACTTGTTTTGTGAGACAAAAAGGTCTACCTGTTTACGAAGACTAGCCTACCTGTTTTGTTTACATACTACAATTCTTGATTTGGGCTACTTGCAAGGAGAAATATATTCAGCCTATAAAACTGAGCATTTCTGGAATGTTATAGTCTTTAATTTGCTTATTTGGTATGTTGGTGTTGAAACGAGATTGAATAATGGTGTTGGAGCACTATACTGGGTATTCTCATGAAGTTTTTTTTTCCTTTTTTGAAAGTTTGCCACACTTCTACACGCGCGAAAGCTGTCATATATAACCCTAAAACCTCATATATAAACCAAACAACTTTTTGCCGCTTGCCCTTCACGCGTACAGAAGGACTTTCTTCGTGCCTGCTAAATGTTTGGTTTTTATGCCACTCTCTATAATCCTCAGTTGATAATGTGTCTCAACCTTAGACTTACTAATTCATTATACATTTACATTGACATGCAGATAATTTGAATCACAAATTGATAACCAAAGTCATCTTTCTTGCTAACTTTTACATATTCATTGTACATGTAAACAAACAAATAATTCAATCACACACAGCTAGAGAATGAAACCTTTACAAATCTGATAGTTTTAACCTTTAAATAGCCATCTTTCTTCCTATACAACAACACAACTGCTATGGAATGCAACTTTACAAATCAGATTGTAGGGAAACAGAAATGTAGTTTACCAAAAAAAAAAATTCTATACACAATCAAACGAAAGAAGCCAGGTATCTTGAAAATAAGACAATGATGATAAAAATTTAAAAAATACCAAGTTTTAATTAACATGAAAGGGACTCATCTATCTTTTAGAGCAAAGCTTGATTTCAAGCTATCAAATTTCAGATTACAGAATTCTCACTATGTAATACCTCAAAAATTTGATATTAGTTTCTAATATTATTTGGGATTTTTTTGAGTTAGAAGTTTGTGTGTTTTGAGGTTCGAAGGAAGAGCGGAGGTGTTCGAGAGATTTCTTTGTTGGAAAATGCTTTATTTTAAAGGGTCAAGAGTTGAATTTTTAATCTGTTAGGTTTCTCGAGAAACTTCCTTCATGAAAGTTGTAGAGCATGACGATACGAGTTCGTAGACATATGGCACGCGTAAAACGGACTTCGTATGAGGAAGTTATGGTCAGAGGAAGTTAGTTTCCAGGTTTGGAAAGTGTATAAGTAGAAAAATGTGTGTGGGTTATTTTGGAAACCCTAAAATCAGAAACCACACTTTCTCTCTCCTCTCTCCCGAGCTCCCGCGTGCCCTCTCTTCTCCGGCTCGGTTCTCATCCATCCGGCAACCAAATTGGACGCTGTCGGTCCCATTCGGTTCGCAAGGATCCCCGGCCCTCTCCATTTCTGGAGCAGTGCCGCCTGGACGCCGCCACGAAGCGGCGGAGCTGTTGCTGTTCCGTAGAAAAGTTGGCGATTTCGATGGCGATTCCGACCAGTTTTAGGTGAGTCTTGCTCTCCTCTCTCTTATAGAGATGTTTATACCTCTTTGGTGACCTGAAAATCAAGTTTGGGCGCCGGATTTGCAGGTTTGGTTTTTGAATTCGGGTTGGTGTTTCGAGGCTTTTTCCGGCCGATTTCGGCCGAACTGGTTGAAGCTCCAGGTATTAAAGTTGCTCACCATGCTTCAATCTACAAGTTTGATGTTTTGAGTTTACCCAAATTTTGAAGTTTTGGGGTGGCGCGTGGGGCCCACTCTTCGCTGCCTGTGGCGGCGCATGCATGGTAGCGCATCCGGTAGGGTTCCTAGCTCTAGGTTTCGATGGTTAGGTAGCTCTTGCTGTTGTGAGCTTGTTGAGATATGGAAATTCTATGTTTGGTGTAAGGTTTGCATGTTAGGACATTAAGTTTAAGCTTAGGCTTGTGTGAGGTTTGAGTTTAAGTTTTGAGGATTGGAGGCAGCCTTATTTAGTCGTTAAGTTCGACGACCTTGGAAGGTTGTCCTATTTTGGGCTAAGGTTAGTTTGAGGGTGTTTTGTTATCCTTTAATCTGAAGGTGCTAAGGCTATCAATTGTGTTAATTAGGTAGCTTGTAGAATTGATTTGAGCTTGGCTCTTGAGTTTATTGTGAAGACGCAGCGGGAATATTTAGGTGAGTAAATCTCACCAAGGTTCATATTTAGACCAATTATTATGATGATTGATTTTGATGATGAGAATGATGATGATGATAATGATTATGATGATTGATTTTTGATAATGATTTTGATGATGATTATGATGATTATAATTTTAAAAAAATATTATTATGTTTTTGTTTGTTTAAAATATATGAGCTTGATCGCCAACGGTTCTTAGGTAAGATAAAACAAGTTTTGTTTTTATTTATATGATTATTTTTAAGGTTCATGTGATCATAATGTTTTTGGTTATTGATAGATGATTCTTGTGGGGATATCCAGGTTTGTTCATATAAATATATCTATG
Above is a window of Fragaria vesca subsp. vesca linkage group LG7, FraVesHawaii_1.0, whole genome shotgun sequence DNA encoding:
- the LOC101313850 gene encoding probable LRR receptor-like serine/threonine-protein kinase At4g08850-like, whose protein sequence is MRIKKATARYGKSYFLAVVILYVQLVSSPQNASALASSTSSEAEALLKWKASFPIRIHNNLTSWTYTPSNSTGPKPKGCPFHHWTGVSCNNAGSVNRINLTNSGIQGTLHEFPFLSLPNLEYVDLSFNTLFDVIPPQIGSLPKLIYLDLSSNQLSGRIPPEIGHLSNLVDLQINTNYLSGPIPPTLGNLEELGLLYLNNNNLSGSIPPEIGNLKSLVALCFQTNNLSGSIPTSLGDLANLAYLYLYENQLSGTIPKELGNLKSMVYLSLSTNHLNGSIPPSLGDLTNMTTLYLYHNKLSGIIPREIGKLIYLEDLQLDTNQLSGPIPTSFGQLSNLYSLILRDNQLSGSIPQEVGNLLKLVVLQLDTNQFSGHLPQNICRGGFLENLSAQTNNFTGPLPRSLKKCKCLVRVRLEDNHFTGNISKQFGVYPNLQFIDLSHNKLYGEISPRWGQCSKLQTLRIAGNKLTGSIPPEIGNATQIQRLDLSSNGLVGVIPNEIGKLTSLLNLMLNDNQLSGGVPLEFEAFTDLLSLDLSTNKFNMSIPSILGDLLQLTFLNLSNNKFCQEIPFQLGNLVHLSQLDLSHNSLEGRIPQLSKLQSLEKLNLSHNNLSGLIPNFDQMNALDFIDMSYNQLQGPVPNNKAFQHALLEGNKGLCGNVRGLQPCFIPTVGNKHSSTKERKLMLLIISLILGVLLLASLGIVLIRQGRRKRQETEHGDMQNEVFSISDFDGKRVYEEILKATNSFDASHCIGKGGSGSVYKAKLLSGTIVAVKKLHPILSSEETSHKAFLSEIRALMEIRHRNIVKLRGFCSHSHHSFLVYEYLEKGSLAAILSKEYEAEKLEWSTRVRIVKGVAHALSYMHHDCSPPIVHRDVSSNNILLNYEYEPVVSDFGTAKLLNPDSSNWTAPAGTYGYIAPELAYTMKVTEKCDVYSFGVLALEVIMGKQLAEFLSSFSTPTGNGEMQLNDVLDQRLPAPTPNVQNELITIARLVIACKHSHPQSRPTMQMVSQVLSSQGANSSRLPEITIERLIT